The Gossypium hirsutum isolate 1008001.06 chromosome D03, Gossypium_hirsutum_v2.1, whole genome shotgun sequence genomic interval CTATGTGCAACTGGCGGAtctaatttcaattttgttttcttgAATAGGGAACTGATGCATTTTCACAGTCTGGCCTTTATTCAAACCATCAAGATATTGCCCCTCGATATTCAGTAAGTTTTActtcttttctatttttgatgTCCTAGGTTTGTTCTCCAAAAGTATGCTTCAATAAACAAGGAAGGTTACTCCAATGGCTGGGAATAGATTTTATCATCTAAATAAGCTTCCCCTAACCACCAATGTTTGCTGTTGCATTGGCATTTTAAACTCAAAACACTGCTAAAGGAGTGTGTTATGTTCCATTCTCGACATAGCTCTCCTCTTAACCTTGCTTGGAGAAGTGACGGTTCtcctttcttatatttttatatgttcttTGCAGGGTGTATTACTTGGTTTGTCCAACACTGCTGGAGTACTAGCTGGGGTCTTTGGAACAGCCGCAACTGGTTACATTCTGCAACATGGTAAGAAGTCAGTGCTTGATCTTTCTAGCGGATAATATGTAATGAAGTAGAAATATGTGCCCAGTGGAAGTGAATGAATCATGGCTTATATGATATCGGATTTGCTCAAAAAATTTAACTCACCTTTGTAAGTTTACCTACTAATGAAATCTTACAATAAAAATGGTAGAGTTGCTCCTATACAATACCTTTTCCCTCATGATTCTTAACTTGATCATGCTGTATTTGCTTTAACCCGGAAAATGAGTGATAAAATAAAACTGTTTTCCAAACATCCAGTGAGGTCGGTTGGATTTTTTCTGATAGAATCATATTCCATGTCTGCTTGTGTGAGCACTTTATGTTAGATAGAACATTGCcttcccccccccccccattAATGGTGATTGAATCTTTACATATGGTAATATCTATGCATTTCTTAATATTGAACATTCTCAGGTTCTTGGGACAATGTCTTCGAGGTTTCGGTTGGGCTATACTTGGTTGGAACCGTGGTCTGGAACCTCTTTTCAACTGGTGAGAAAATACTGGACTGACTCAGATATTTAGATGTTTAGCATGAGTTAGCTCAAGCCTCAATGTGCTCGAGCTAATTCAAAGAGTCAATTAATTGAATGAGGAACAAAGATGAAAAGCATGAATTGGTTATGGAGGAGAGGTCTAAATACCCATTTTTGGACTTGAGCTACTGGCCATTTTCGTATTGCCAAGAATGGAGCcgaaaattttaaattccaaCACTGTTAATAGGCATAGCTCTCAAAATTGCAAAGCTGGTAGATTTCTTACTGGCGGAAGAATTTATTTGTATAGCAAACAGACCACACACTGTAATTTCTCTAAATGTTATATTCAATCCtaacaaatcaaattttcattgtAACAAATCTACTTGTCCAATAGATTGTACTTTGTGATTTGTTATTACATAagcatatgaaaatatatatcaaCTGATATGAAAATGTAACATAACAAAGATATAAACCACCAAAACCCCACTTGAACAAAGTATAAAATTTAGTAACACAAATGAGCCCCCGTCATCTATGGAAGTTTGCGCGGCTGCAAGTAAACACGAAGGCCTTGCTTCATGAACAGAGTGAGAGACATCTTCTGCTCTACCCTGTGTCCAGGTACCAGCGAAAGCCGGTAACGGAGTAGAACCGCGGAGGCCACGGACTTCATTTGTAGGTAAGCCAAGTCTTTCCCCAAGCAAGTCCGTGGTCCTGCATTGAATGCTACAAATTTGTAACCATCCTTTGGTGTGTTGAATTTGTCACCTTCTGGTGATATCCACCTTTCAGGCCTGAACTCCATGCAATCTTCTCCCCATATAGTCTTCATTCTTCCAACTGAATATATTGAATATGTCACAGTTGAGCCGGCAGGCACGAACGTGCCATCCGGTAAGACATCATCTTCAACAACATACTTGAAGTCCTCTGGAACTGAGGGGTATAAACGCAGTGTTTCAGCTAGTGCTGCTTTCAGATATATCAATTTGTCTGCTTCATCGAACACCAGAGGCTCTTTAAGCCATTTCTTGCAATCTTCACCACGTGACTCCTGGAGAACTGTTGATATTTCGTCGATGATCTTTTGCTCAATCTCCAGATGGTTCATGACGAGCCAGAAGAACCAGCTGAGGGCCACGGAAGAGGTGTCCCTACCGGCCAGGACGAAGTTTAGAGCAATGTGTTGGAGAACATCACTTGTACAGAGGTTGCCCTCAGCATCTCTCTTCTTCATAAAACGGGACAGTAGATCATCTGATGGAGCTTCCTTTCTTGCTTCAACGGCATCGTTCATGTAGTTCTCGACAATTTGGAGGCTACGCTTCAATCTTTTCTCCACTCCAATCCCCAAAATCTTCTCCAATCTCCATAGAAGACCAGGGTATAAAAACCTATAGAGAGTTGCTTCTGTGGCTGTATCGAAAGCAACAGCAAATGAGTTCTCAGGTAACTCAGGAGAGAGTGTTTTGGGGTCCTTACCAAAGGTAAGGCCACAAATATTGTCAAACGTTAACCGAAGCAACAAGTCCTGCAAGTCCACTGATTTCTTCTCAATGGATGCTCTATCCAAAATATGCCATAACCGATCCTTGATGGTCCGGTTCACCCAACGAGCCATGGCTTGCCTGAGCGTCCGGGTTGTGAACTCAAGAGCTGCTGTTTTCCTTTGTATGAGCCATGTCTCTCCATCACTATTGAAGATCCCTTGCCCCAAAAGATCATGAAATGCAGCTTGCCAATTGGGCCCTTTTGGGTAGTTATCGAACCTTGTCTTGAGGATATGCTCAATGTTTTTAGGGTGACAAGTGACAGTATAGAGCCCTTGCTTCCAAGCCAAGAAAGGAAGAGCAATAGTACATGTTTGATACGTGGCTAAGCCACCAGTTGCTCGAAGGTTA includes:
- the LOC107928745 gene encoding cytochrome P450 86A1; amino-acid sequence: METLPFVFSLAAAIFAYALWFHILARRLTGPRVWPLVGSLPSLFENRRRIHDWMASNLRATGGLATYQTCTIALPFLAWKQGLYTVTCHPKNIEHILKTRFDNYPKGPNWQAAFHDLLGQGIFNSDGETWLIQRKTAALEFTTRTLRQAMARWVNRTIKDRLWHILDRASIEKKSVDLQDLLLRLTFDNICGLTFGKDPKTLSPELPENSFAVAFDTATEATLYRFLYPGLLWRLEKILGIGVEKRLKRSLQIVENYMNDAVEARKEAPSDDLLSRFMKKRDAEGNLCTSDVLQHIALNFVLAGRDTSSVALSWFFWLVMNHLEIEQKIIDEISTVLQESRGEDCKKWLKEPLVFDEADKLIYLKAALAETLRLYPSVPEDFKYVVEDDVLPDGTFVPAGSTVTYSIYSVGRMKTIWGEDCMEFRPERWISPEGDKFNTPKDGYKFVAFNAGPRTCLGKDLAYLQMKSVASAVLLRYRLSLVPGHRVEQKMSLTLFMKQGLRVYLQPRKLP